Proteins co-encoded in one Arachis hypogaea cultivar Tifrunner chromosome 11, arahy.Tifrunner.gnm2.J5K5, whole genome shotgun sequence genomic window:
- the LOC112721272 gene encoding uncharacterized protein produces MTSNNRSRPMSQRRLVMMMTKFTLPTTLAPYDGLGDPKQDIRKFRSIMIFNGASDPILCRCFPSFLDGPALDWFCSLPADSISRFQELEKQFEDHFAASAIYLHDSDYLTTIKQGLQESLKDYITRFTKVTMRIPDLHPEVHLHAIKSGLRPSKFQEAIAVAKLKTLAEFREKAKGQIDIKELHQARKAEKSLITKDDDKPRDNKKTFKPVPRYDSYTQFNAKRDDIIKEILNSKLIKPPSPRKAGTYPEPKNIDKSKYCAFHQKHSHTTDECVIVKGLLERLAKQGHLDKFIAGGYASGGPTSSARKCTYRAMLAVADTVSNNQLHQSIPEMTFHPTDFNSTDTNLDDPIVISIQLGDLIVRKVLLDLGSSADVLFFATFEKMIIWWLQFMVTFKKLANVIYAEQTYMLNKHH; encoded by the exons ATGACGAGCAACAATCGGAGCCGACCCATGTCTCAGAGACGCCTCGTAATGATGATGACAAAG TTCACTCTTCCTACGACCTTAGCCCCCTATGATGGATTAGGGGATCCAAAGCAAGACATCAGAAAGTTCCGATCTATAATGATCTTCAATGGTGCATCTGACCCTattttatgtcgttgttttccGTCTTTTTTAGATGGTCCTGCACTTGACTGGTTTTGCTCTTTGCCTGCGGATTCTATCTCACGCTTCCAGGAGTTGGAGAAGCAATTCGAGGACCACTTTGCAGCATCTGCAATATACTTGCATGATTCTGATTATTTAACTACCATCAAGCAAGGTCTCCAGGAGAGCCTGAAAGATTACATCACCCGTTTCACGAAGGTAACCATGAGAATTCCTGATCTTCACCCTGAGGTCCACCTGCACGCTATCAAAAGCGGCCTTCGTCCAAGTAAATTCCAGGAAGCTATCGCTGTGGCCAAGCTGAAGACCTTAGCCGAGTTCCGCGAAAAGGCAAAGGGCCAGATAGACATTAAAGAGCTTCACCAAGCCAGAAAGGCAGAAAAGTCATTAATAACTAAGGACGACGATAAACCTCGGGATAACAAGAAGACCTTTAAACCAGTTCCTCGTTACGATTCGTACACCCAGTTCAATGCAAAAAGGGATGACATTATTAAGGAAATTCTCAATTCAAAGCTGATCAAACCCCCCTCCCCCCGAAAGGCCGGCACCTATCCTGAGCCGAAGAACATTGACAAATCCAAGTACTGTGCTTTTCATCAAAAGCACAGCCACACGACCGATGAATGTGTGATTGTCAAGGGCCTCCTCGAACGACTAGCCAAACAAGGGCATCTTGACAAATTTATTGCAG GAGGATACGCCAGTGGCGGACCTACAAGCTCAGCCAGAAAATGCACTTATAGGGCTATGCTCGCTGTTGCAGATACCGTTTCCAATAATCAGTTACACCAGAGCATTCCCGAGATGACATTTCATCCAACCGACTTCAATTCGACTGACACCAATCTAGATGACCCTATCGTCATCTCTATACAGTTAGGCGACCTCATAGTCCGGAAGGTTTTACTTGACCTAGGCAGCAGCGCTGATGTTCTGTTCTTCGCTACATTCGAAAAAAT GATAATTTGGTGGCTACAGTTCATGGTGACCTTCAAGAAGCTCGCCAATGTTATATATGCTGAACAAACATATATGCTGAACA